GTTGCTACTAAGTAGACGTTCCGTGGTGAGTCAAAAATTATGGTTGGCATTGGGCTTTATTTCCTGTTGGATATGTATTTTCAGCGGGTTGGGAAGCACAATCTTTAGCGTCATCCTTAATATGATGAAATCCGGCTCCAAGAAGGACAATTACGATGTCATTATTTCTGGCTCTTCTCCATTTTATGGCCTAATGTGGTCTGGATTTGTATTTGCCGTCCTTGTATTTCTCTGCATTGCATACTGCTGGTGGAGCAGCAGAAAGGGAGCTGCCATCGTGGAAGCTGAGAAAGCTGTTCAAGAAAGTGACTCTACTACCTCAAGAATCATTGAAGAACACGAAAGCCCCATTGATgctgaaaaaaactttgcaaggtaaaataataaaaagaagatcaTGCAACATCACCCcgtaaattttttcaattctccatccttttaattttcttcattataaTTTTCTGAATTGTATATAGACAATATATTTTAATCATATTTAATATGAAACGGAACAcaaaaattaattaatAACCttgcctttttcaaattcaaatcaATGGTTTTTCCTCAATTGGAGCGTTCGCATAGATGACGGTGGGCCTCGATCTCACGCTACACCATAGAATGAAATTCAGTAATGCTCCAACGACAGCCCCCCACATCAAACCCTGGTAGTTCCTACCAATGCTCATTGAAATACCGTAATCACTATAGTTATGCTTTAGGATGTATTTGATGTATGAGTAAGTGCCCAAACACGAACCTATACTGACTAATAGGGCGGCAAAGGcgaaaaatgaaaaaaaggcaCCAAACCACGTTAGCGGCCTTATGTGGATGATCCAGCGCAATACGTTGAACACTAGATTCACAAAGGTCAAGACAATACCAATAAGAATGGTAATGAACATACACTTGACCAAATTGTTGTAGTATGTCATTTTactttttagtttttcGGGCAAAACAACACTGGCCACGGAATCCATAAGCTCCAGAGCCTCATTGTTGTTGATATTGTCATACACTAATGACGATAGGTTAAAATTCTGGATACCGTGAGGCGAAGAACATGATTGGATGTTATGCGAGGAGTCCACTGTACAGTACGACCAAAGCCctatatttatatatgaGGGCAGGCCCAACGAAGATAGCGTAGCAGAACTCAAAGAAGGGAGCACCGTCGATACCTTCATCTGCGACAGATCCAATTCTGCACAgtaaattttatttatggGACTGTAATTTTTCGTTGATCCTGCGCATGCAACAATGGCTAATATAAGTGCTCCTAGCGAAAATATAGCTGCAAAAAATAACGTGAAAAAATTCCTCATGCTTATAGCGTCCTTCGATGATgtgtttgtttttttcttaatagTTCTCTATTGCTTTAATCAAGTTTCACTACTGCGCAGCGTTGTATGATCTTGATCTAGTTTCTTTTAGTTCTACTTCCAAACAACTGGTCCAGAATGAAACACCACTGGACACTCATTGACTACTGAGACATGGAAGAGCAACATTCTCGCGTATATATACTTCTCAGCCAATTTTCCTGCGAGAAGCGCTAAAAATACCGAGCTGGGCTTGGCTGATAGTACGCCCGATTTGGAAATAACGCTCGAGGCGTGCTGCGTCCTTTTTTGCCTGGCCAGGCCAGGCCGGGTTGTCCCGCACCATTCAACGGCGGCTATCTGGCGATGTTGAAAGAGGGGGGGAGTGGAGAGGGCTCTGAGGGTCAAGTGGGAGGCTGTGACAGTTCTCATAAGCTGGGCACTGAGATACATGGAAAGAAATAGGCTGTTCACAGTGTACGTCAATGTGTGGCTGACTAACCGTTAGCGGGGCGGAACCGACATGTCTGGTGCAGTGTatgtaagaaaaaaagaatgacaATGCATGGCCAAACTTTTGATCTGTGACGTTCGCAAAACGCACTACTTTGCTTTCTGTATGCAATGGGAATGAGGCGTAGCGACATATTAAGAAGCCTTTTCCATGTGAGGAAGCTTCGCCTTGTTTTCCAGACGCGCTTTTTTTAGGATCAACGAAGAGGAAAAAGGGTTTCACATGTTTCATCTGGAAAAGATGGAGActgaaaaacaaaaaagcaGAGAAAAGGTCATCCAAGATAGAATAGGGGACCTCGGCTAGGAATCAGGAAGTGTGTTTTGAAagtcattctttttttttcaaaagatggAGTACTGGCATTATGTGGAAACTACGTCATCGGGCCAACCTCTTCTTCGAGAAGGTGAAAAAGATATCTTTATCGATCAGTCCGTAGGTCTTTACCATGGCAAATCTAAGATTCTACAGCGACAGAGGGGCAGAATCTTTTTAACGTCACAAAGAATTATCTACATCGACGATGCAAAGCCCACTCAGAACTCGCTTGGGTTGGAATTGGACGATCTAGCGTATGTAAACTATTCATCTGGCTTCTTGACCAGATCACCTCGTCTGATCCTGTTTTTCAAGGACCCCTCCAGTAAGGATGAACTTGGTAAAAGTGCGGAAACAGCAAGTGCCGACGTTGTTTCGACGTGGGTCTGCCCCATCTGTATGGTTTCGAACGAAACGCAGGGGGAATTCACTAAAGACACTCTACCTACACCCATTTGTATCAATTGCGGTGTGCCAGCGGACTATGAGCTCACCAAGTCGTCTATAAATTGTTCTAATGCAATCGACCCGAACGCCAACCCACAGAATCAGTTCGGAGTGAACTCTGAGAACATTTGCCCCGCCTGTACTTTTGCTAATCATCCTCAAATAGGAAATTGCGAGATTTGCGGCCACAGATTGCCTAATGCATCCAAAGTACGATCAAAGCTGAACAGGCTAAACTTTCATGATTCTAGGGTCCATATTGagctagaaaaaaattcactgGCTAGAAACAAGAGCTCGCACTCGGCATTATCGTCCTCGTCCTCGACAGGATCATCGACAGAATTCGTGCAATTGAGTTTCCGCAAATCTGATGGCGTATTGTTTTCACAAGCTACAGAGAGGGCTTTGGAGAATATACTCactgaaaagaataagCATATTTTCAATCAGAATGTGGTTTCTGTAAATGGTGTAGACATGAGGAAAGGGGCTAGTTCTCACGAATACAACAATGAGGTGCCATTTATTGAGACTAAATTGAGCAGAATTGGCATATCAAGCTTGGAAAAATCTAGAGAAAACCAGCTTTTGAACAATGACATTCTCTTTAACAATGCGTTGACCGACCTAAACAAGCTAATGTCGCTGGCTACCAGCATCGAAAGACTATACAAAAATAGCAACATAACGATGAAAACCAAGACATTGAACTTACAGGATGAATCAACCGTGAATGAACCGAAAACGAGAAGACCGCTATTGATACTTGATAGAGAGAAGTTCCTAAATAAAGAGCTGTTCTTGGATGAGATTGCGAGAGAAATTTACGAGTTCACGTTGTCCGAGTTTAAAGATTTGAACAGTG
Above is a genomic segment from Saccharomyces cerevisiae S288C chromosome XII, complete sequence containing:
- the PUN1 gene encoding Pun1p (Plasma membrane protein with a role in cell wall integrity; co-localizes with Sur7p in punctate membrane patches; null mutant displays decreased thermotolerance; transcription induced upon cell wall damage and metal ion stress), which gives rise to MRNFFTLFFAAIFSLGALILAIVACAGSTKNYSPINKIYCAELDLSQMKVSTVLPSLSSATLSSLGLPSYINIGLWSYCTVDSSHNIQSCSSPHGIQNFNLSSLVYDNINNNEALELMDSVASVVLPEKLKSKMTYYNNLVKCMFITILIGIVLTFVNLVFNVLRWIIHIRPLTWFGAFFSFFAFAALLVSIGSCLGTYSYIKYILKHNYSDYGISMSIGRNYQGLMWGAVVGALLNFILWCSVRSRPTVIYANAPIEEKPLI
- a CDS encoding uncharacterized protein (hypothetical protein; YLR415C is not an essential gene) is translated as MYLSAQLMRTVTASHLTLRALSTPPLFQHRQIAAVEWCGTTRPGLARQKRTQHASSVISKSGVLSAKPSSVFLALLAGKLAEKYIYARMLLFHVSVVNECPVVFHSGPVVWK
- the VPS36 gene encoding ESCRT-II subunit protein VPS36 (Component of ESCRT-II complex; contains GLUE (GRAM Like Ubiquitin binding in EAP45) domain which is involved in interactions with ESCRT-I and ubiquitin-dependent sorting of proteins into endosome; plays role in lager yeast flocculation under brewing conditions; plays role in formation of mutant huntingtin (Htt) aggregates in yeast): MEYWHYVETTSSGQPLLREGEKDIFIDQSVGLYHGKSKILQRQRGRIFLTSQRIIYIDDAKPTQNSLGLELDDLAYVNYSSGFLTRSPRLILFFKDPSSKDELGKSAETASADVVSTWVCPICMVSNETQGEFTKDTLPTPICINCGVPADYELTKSSINCSNAIDPNANPQNQFGVNSENICPACTFANHPQIGNCEICGHRLPNASKVRSKLNRLNFHDSRVHIELEKNSLARNKSSHSALSSSSSTGSSTEFVQLSFRKSDGVLFSQATERALENILTEKNKHIFNQNVVSVNGVDMRKGASSHEYNNEVPFIETKLSRIGISSLEKSRENQLLNNDILFNNALTDLNKLMSLATSIERLYKNSNITMKTKTLNLQDESTVNEPKTRRPLLILDREKFLNKELFLDEIAREIYEFTLSEFKDLNSDTNYMIITLVDLYAMYNKSMRIGTGLISPMEMREACERFEHLGLNELKLVKVNKRILCVTSEKFDVVKEKLVDLIGDNPGSDLLRLTQILSSNNSKSNWTLGILMEVLQNCVDEGDLLIDKQLSGIYYYKNSYWPSHI